A DNA window from bacterium contains the following coding sequences:
- a CDS encoding rubrerythrin family protein, whose translation MNKGLKGTKTEKNLLKAFAGESQARNRYTYFSSKAKKEGFEQISAIFTDTADNEKEHAKRLFKFLEGGDLEISAAFPAGKIGETTENLKASAEGENHEYTTMYPEFAQIAKEEGFNEIAQAFRAIGEAEKGHEKRYLDLLDNIKKNRVFKREQTVKWRCRNCGYIHECDEAPEKCPACTHPKAYFELLNENY comes from the coding sequence ATGAATAAGGGATTAAAAGGAACGAAAACGGAGAAGAATTTGTTGAAAGCGTTTGCAGGGGAATCACAGGCAAGGAATCGTTATACGTATTTTTCATCAAAGGCAAAGAAAGAAGGATTTGAACAGATATCAGCTATTTTTACGGATACTGCGGACAACGAAAAGGAACATGCAAAAAGATTGTTTAAGTTTTTAGAAGGTGGGGATTTAGAGATTAGTGCGGCATTTCCTGCAGGAAAAATTGGAGAGACTACAGAGAACTTAAAAGCATCTGCCGAAGGTGAGAATCATGAATATACGACTATGTATCCTGAATTTGCGCAGATAGCAAAAGAAGAAGGGTTTAATGAAATCGCACAGGCATTTAGAGCAATAGGAGAGGCAGAAAAAGGACACGAAAAAAGATACCTAGATTTACTTGATAACATTAAGAAAAATAGAGTTTTTAAAAGGGAACAGACTGTTAAATGGAGATGCAGGAATTGCGGATATATTCATGAATGTGATGAAGCTCCTGAGAAATGTCCGGCATGTACACATCCAAAAGCATATTTTGAATTATTGAATGAGAATTATTAA